Proteins encoded in a region of the Mycolicibacterium neoaurum genome:
- a CDS encoding aspartate aminotransferase family protein, translating to MYDYGTFAFESKEQVLEQATAFWNPDKTQFWTDSGVDLVIDRREGYFLWDMGGRRLIDMHLNGGTYNLGHRNPEVMQAVSDGMTHFDVGNHHFPSVARTALAQRLVQTAPASIKKVAFGSGGGEAIDIALKSARHGTQRRKIVSVIKAYHGHTGLAVATGDDRFTKLFLADRPDEFLQVPFGDIDAIERALAPGDVAAVIMETIPATYGFPLPPVGYLEAVKAATERHGTLYIADEVQTGLMRTGELWAITKHGIEPDIIVTGKGLSGGMYPITAALLGERAAQWLDQDGFGHISTFGGAELGCVAAIKTLEICTRPEVRSMVHYISDLFDHGLRRIQADHPDWLTGIRQNGVVIGLEFDHPEGAKYVMRELYENGVWAIFSTLDPRVLQFKPGLLLSRELCEDVLDRLDVAVGRAKTAATGRRAS from the coding sequence ATGTACGACTACGGCACGTTCGCGTTCGAATCCAAGGAACAGGTCCTGGAGCAGGCGACCGCCTTCTGGAACCCCGACAAGACGCAGTTCTGGACGGATTCCGGAGTCGATCTGGTGATCGACCGCCGCGAGGGCTACTTCCTGTGGGACATGGGCGGTCGACGTCTGATCGATATGCACCTCAACGGTGGCACCTACAATCTGGGACATCGGAATCCTGAAGTGATGCAGGCTGTTTCGGACGGCATGACGCATTTCGATGTGGGAAACCACCACTTCCCCTCGGTCGCGAGGACCGCTCTCGCTCAGCGTCTGGTGCAAACGGCGCCGGCGTCGATCAAGAAGGTGGCCTTCGGGTCTGGTGGTGGTGAAGCGATCGATATCGCGCTCAAGAGCGCACGCCATGGCACCCAACGACGCAAGATCGTCTCGGTCATCAAGGCCTATCACGGCCATACCGGCCTGGCCGTGGCCACCGGTGACGACCGCTTCACCAAGTTGTTCCTCGCCGACCGGCCCGACGAGTTCCTACAGGTGCCCTTCGGCGACATCGACGCTATCGAACGCGCCCTCGCCCCAGGTGACGTGGCGGCGGTGATCATGGAGACGATCCCCGCGACATACGGATTCCCGCTTCCGCCAGTGGGTTACCTCGAAGCGGTGAAGGCCGCCACCGAAAGACACGGAACTCTGTACATCGCCGACGAGGTCCAGACCGGGTTGATGCGCACCGGCGAACTGTGGGCGATCACCAAGCACGGTATCGAACCAGACATCATCGTGACCGGAAAAGGATTGTCCGGCGGAATGTATCCGATCACTGCGGCGCTGCTCGGGGAGCGGGCGGCGCAATGGCTGGATCAGGATGGCTTCGGGCACATTTCGACGTTTGGTGGCGCCGAACTGGGCTGTGTCGCCGCGATCAAGACCTTGGAGATCTGCACCCGGCCCGAGGTGCGGTCGATGGTCCACTACATCTCGGATCTGTTCGATCACGGCCTGCGACGCATCCAGGCCGACCATCCCGACTGGCTGACCGGTATCCGCCAGAACGGTGTCGTCATCGGCCTTGAGTTCGACCATCCCGAAGGGGCCAAGTACGTCATGCGCGAACTCTATGAGAACGGGGTGTGGGCGATCTTCTCGACGCTGGATCCCCGTGTGCTCCAGTTCAAACCGGGTCTCCTGCTGTCCCGTGAACTGTGTGAAGACGTCCTGGACCGCCTCGATGTCGCGGTGGGCCGGGCCAAGACAGCCGCCACCGGAAGAAGGGCATCATGA
- a CDS encoding APC family permease, which produces MSVNSRPAGEKPVQEVQRLKRNAVGTVGVIFMAVATAAPITAMVGNVPIAVGSGNGSHAPAGYIVATVVLGLFAIGYATMAKHITTTGAFYGYISHGLGRVVGMASGGLITMAYVVFEASLIGIFSFFAQNMLSSQLGVHVHWIIPALLMLAANAILTYFDVNLTAKVLGVFLVTEIVMLALGAVAVLFRGGGPQGFAVAETLNPLGAFSPAAGIAGASAGLGLFFAFWSWVGFESTAMYGEESRDPKRIIPRATMISVLGVGAFYVFVSWMAIAGTGPDRAIELAQDADTASEIFFAPVRSTYGEWAIMVFNVLLVSGSFACGMAFHNCASRYLYALGREGLSTRLQKTIGATHPTHGSPHIASFVQSGITLVIILSFLFAGLDPYVHMYTLLAILGTMAILIVQSLCAFSVISYFHIRKNHPVSKHWFKTLVAPGLGGVGMLYVVYLLWQHKDTAAGTASGTLLFTLTPWIVVGLFVLGAALATYFKLRDPRRYELIGRIVYEDSEIRD; this is translated from the coding sequence ATGTCCGTAAACTCTCGACCCGCTGGAGAAAAGCCAGTTCAAGAGGTCCAGCGACTCAAGCGCAATGCCGTGGGCACGGTGGGCGTGATCTTCATGGCCGTCGCCACCGCAGCGCCGATCACCGCCATGGTGGGTAACGTGCCCATCGCAGTCGGATCCGGAAATGGTTCACACGCCCCGGCCGGCTACATTGTCGCCACCGTCGTCCTGGGTCTGTTCGCCATCGGCTACGCAACGATGGCCAAGCACATCACCACCACCGGGGCTTTCTATGGCTACATATCCCACGGCCTGGGCCGGGTGGTCGGAATGGCCAGCGGAGGGCTCATCACGATGGCCTACGTGGTGTTCGAGGCGTCGTTGATCGGCATCTTCTCCTTCTTCGCGCAGAACATGCTGTCATCACAGCTCGGCGTGCACGTGCACTGGATCATCCCGGCATTGCTCATGCTCGCGGCGAACGCGATCTTGACCTACTTCGATGTGAACCTGACTGCGAAGGTGCTCGGCGTCTTCCTGGTCACCGAGATCGTCATGCTGGCGCTGGGCGCTGTCGCGGTGCTTTTCCGCGGGGGTGGTCCGCAGGGCTTCGCGGTGGCCGAGACCCTCAATCCCCTCGGTGCGTTCAGCCCTGCCGCCGGAATCGCCGGCGCAAGTGCGGGACTCGGCCTGTTCTTCGCCTTCTGGTCATGGGTCGGATTCGAATCGACCGCCATGTACGGAGAGGAATCGCGCGACCCCAAGCGAATCATCCCGCGTGCCACCATGATCAGTGTTCTCGGTGTTGGCGCGTTCTACGTCTTCGTGTCGTGGATGGCGATCGCAGGCACCGGTCCCGATCGAGCAATCGAACTGGCCCAGGACGCCGACACCGCCTCGGAGATCTTCTTCGCGCCCGTCCGCAGTACGTACGGCGAATGGGCGATCATGGTCTTCAACGTGCTTCTGGTGTCGGGTTCGTTTGCCTGCGGTATGGCCTTCCACAACTGCGCCTCGCGGTATCTGTACGCGCTGGGACGCGAGGGCCTGTCAACTCGTCTGCAGAAGACCATCGGCGCGACACACCCCACTCACGGGTCACCGCACATCGCATCCTTCGTGCAGAGCGGCATCACCCTGGTGATCATCCTGTCCTTCCTTTTTGCCGGCCTGGACCCCTACGTGCACATGTACACGCTGTTGGCGATTCTCGGGACGATGGCCATCTTGATCGTCCAATCGCTGTGTGCGTTCTCGGTGATCAGTTACTTTCACATCCGCAAGAACCATCCGGTGTCCAAGCACTGGTTCAAGACATTGGTCGCTCCCGGTCTCGGCGGCGTCGGCATGCTCTATGTGGTGTACCTGCTATGGCAGCACAAGGACACCGCCGCAGGTACCGCCTCGGGCACCCTGCTGTTCACGTTGACCCCCTGGATCGTCGTGGGTCTGTTCGTGTTGGGTGCGGCGCTGGCCACCTATTTCAAGCTGCGCGATCCCCGACGCTACGAGCTGATCGGACGAATCGTGTACGAGGACAGCGAGATCCGGGACTGA